The Prevotella melaninogenica region TCCAGAAGCCATTGTTACTTCTACAGTAACAAGGAAGTCTCCATAATCGCAGACAATATCAGCCATATTCCCTGCTGCCGTTGAAAGAGGTTTTCCAAAATCGTCAAAATTTAGATTAGCCTTAATGTTACCTCCGTCAAGCATAGTCATAGCTCGCCATGTGTTCCATTCTAGCATAATAGGGTTATCGTAATACTTTTTGGCTGTAATGTTGCCGAACACAGATTGAATATCATCGTAAAGTTTATATTCTTTTATGCACTTGACTTCGTCTTTGATATTTTCTTCGCGCTGTTTGTCTCTCAACTCACCTAACAAGTCTTTAAGTTCCTCCGTAGAAGCAGCCGTAGGGATTGTATGTTTTGCAAACTCTTTCTTCAGTTTCTTTATCAGATTATCTCTGTTGTCAGTAAGTAAGATGGGAGTACTTGCATTACCAAGATAGCTACAATACTCTGCTTCATTTTCAAATGATAACGGATTACTTTCTATACTTTCCAAAAGGTAATCGACATCATTTGTGCGCTCAGGTATTATAGAAAGAGACTTACCTACTTGTGACACATTGACAAGACCTGTTGCCCTTAAATATCTAAAACATGAGTCGGCATAATCTCTCATATTGCTTGACTGTGTACATAGGAATTTCTCAAGCGAAGTATCTGCACTTTCTCGTGTCTTTATCATTCCTTGCTTGATACGGTCTTTATAGATTTGTTTTAGTTCAGTGTTCAGGTATTCTGCCTTAAACACTCTGTAGCTGCCTTTATGCTTTGCTTTTTTGATGCGAAAGGTCTCAATCTTATGTACGATATTCTCAAAGTCATGCCAGTCAGTAAGCTGCATTCCAAAAATTTGTAGCTCATCGAATTTTAAAGTTCCCATTGTTCTTACTAAACGTAGCATTTCCAAGTATGGCTTTATACAGAACTTCGCTGCTTTATTTGAAGGTTTGTGATAAGGAGAAGGTACTTGAAACTTTAACATTTGGCGTAAGAAAACTTCATCCTTTCGTTTGGAAGTAATGAGTTTCTCACCAGCAGGTGTCAGTTCTATCGTTGGGGAAAGTCTAACGAAGCCTAAAGATTTAGGAGCACGGTTTATTCTATCTCTTGCACTGAAAGAAGGGTCTTTCTCACCTTTGCCATTGAAGAAGTTCTCTTCCCTCAAAACTTCCATAAAAGCACATTGGCTTTCCTTATTCCACTTTTCACCTGTAAAGTGTTCTATCAAAAGGCTGATTTCAGGTATCATCTTGTTAGGTGTTCTTGGCGATGTTGTCAAGAACAGCGTTCTACTATCAATTCTTGCCATGATATTTCTTTTTAGATTCAAACAACATTATTTGCGTAGTTTCAGGAACAGTGTATTCTTTGTTTACGTTATCCGTAATTATCTGTACATTATCCCAATCTTTTTTATAATTTGCTACTACAATATGTTTGGCTTCCGACTTAAATCTATTCCTTATATTTACTGCATAGGTCTTTTTATACTCATCGATTATAAACTCTTTATACAGTTCTTCTGTTAGGGGAGTCTTTCCAATAACCATTAATGACTTACATGAGAGATTTTTAAAATCTTCTGCTAACTTCCTATGATTGTCTTCATTGAAGCCCTCTTTATATTCTACATTTCCATAATCTGAAAATACACAGTCATACGGAGGATCTAAGAAAATAAAATCATCGACATTACACATATCAAAGATTTTGCTATAATCTACATTGTGTATCTCAGCTCGTTTTAACAGCTGGCTATGAGAAAAAGATACTTGTTGGGTACTTAAATGCTTATAACGACCATAAGGCACATTAAATTCTCCGTCAGAGTTGTATCTTATCATACCCGAGTACGCTGTTTTGTTAATGAAATAATAGAGTAATGCATCACTATACTCTTTACGGATCTTGTTGTTAAACATATCCCGTAGTAAATAATATAAAGCTTCATTATTATCTACCACTCTTTCGTTAGGCGTACTTGCCTTCAATATATCATAATCACGCCTATTAATTTCATATAAAGCCTCTATTTCATCCAATTCTTTTCGAAGTTTTGGGAAATAGTTTCTCACACCTTTATAAAAATTAATTAGTTGCTTATTTATGTCATTGATGATAGCTTCTCTAGGCTCCAAATAAAAAAAGAGAGCACCACCACCAAAGAAAGGCTCGACATATCTACCAGAAAATCTAGGAACATGCCACATTATGTGAGGGATTTCTTTTGTTTTTCCCCCTCTATATTTTATCATTGGTTTCATAAGGAGCTGATTTTATATGCAAAGGTAACCTATTTTTATTAGAATTGAAACTTTATGACTTGATATTTAGCTTAATCTTATGAAATATGGTGGAGATACGGACGTTCATTGAAGTGCCGTTCGGAAGAACGGGCAAGGAAACTCAGTCCGCCATCGGAGAGTTTTCCTTGATAGTCCTCCTTGATGAACCAGTCCTGCTTGTGTATGATGCTGTAATTAGGTAGCACCTTGATTGCCTTATGCCAGGCAGAGTGCATTGCCTCGTATTCTGTAGAGGTGACGGTAAAGAGTTCTGGCAGTTCCACACGGAAAGCAACCGTAATGTCTGCATCCTTGCTCACCATACAGTCCTGCTCTACGGAGAGCAGTGGAAACTTCGACTCCAAGGTGGTTATCTTGCTTTTATTTCTCATTTTTTCGCTTTCTTTGGTTGAAGGTTACAGATAAGGTGGCAGACCGTACGGCGGTTCACAAGGTAGCGTGGGTGCATACGTACTGCTCCCTTTTTCATCAGTCCATATTGCCCGTACTTTCTATTCATGGTGAACGTTTGCCATACCACAAGGCTGGCACCCACTACACCTATGACAAGACAGGTAATTTGGCTGACTTCACAGAGATAGAGAATGACCACGAGAATAAAGACTGCCAGCAGACCTCCTGCAAAGAGGAAGAGGTACTGCGCCTTCAAGCCCTTGAACTCTACCGTCCGGCCTACACCCTTGTTGATTTCAAATGCTGCCATCGCCTTACAGGAAGAAGCTTCTCAGAATAGTGGCAGCCACTATCAAGAAGATACACGCACCGAACCAAGAGGCTGCGGTCTTGCTCGTATCGGGGTCACCACTTGAGAACTTGTTGTACACTTTAATGCCTCCAATCAACCCCACTACCGCCCCTACGGCATAAATGAGTTTCGTGCCGGGATCGAAGTAGGAGGTTACCATTTTTGTAGCTTCATTGATACCGGCAATACCATTGCCTTGTGCGTATGCTCCTATGGTGGCAGTCATCAGCAGGAGCATTGTGATTTTCTTTTTGTTGTTCATTGTTCTTTTTATTTTAAGTTGTTAAATGAATTGTTTTCTTTTGGGTAGAGATGGTAAGGGGTGGCTCGGTTTTATCGTATGACTGATATTGGTTGATTGTTTTACTTTTGAGCCACCCCTCGAGCACCGTGCAATATGAACAAAAACAATAGTCTTACAGATAGTATGACAGTGGACGGTCGGCTTCTTCCGATGCATCGCTATTCTCTTGTGCAGAATCAGACTCGGGAGATATTGTTTCTTCGTTCGTCATTTCTGCTTCTTCTGCTTTACGGATGGCAGCAAGGAGTTTTTGATGGCCTTTCTCCTGCTTGAGCGTTGCCTCTTTGATATAGTCCATAAGCTGTGTGCCCTGTATGCTTTGCAGAGTATCCAGCACTTCGGCTTCGTTTTCCTCATCAAGCGTGTCGTCATTTTTGTGCCAGCCAGTAATACGGACTACTTCCCGTGCAAGAATAGCGAACGGTGAAATTTCCGGCATCACTGCCTCGGCGATTTGCAGTTCCTCACGAATGATAGCGTCTTTGTCAGATTCTTCCATTGTGTAGTCAACCTGCATTTCATTGTCCTCTTCTGTACTTTCCGCTTCTTTTATTTCTTCGGTCACAGATGAGTTTTTCTCTGCAAAAGTATTAGGTTTTTCATCAGGATTCTCAGAAGAGGAAGCAGCGGGAACTTCGGAGAAAGACGGGGAAACGAAAGGTTTACTCCTGCCCACCAAAAGATGGCGTGCATTGTCAATCTGCTCTTGGGAAACGGATGTATTGAGACTTGTGTTATGCCCGTTTCCTTTCTGTTTTGGTGTATTCTTCCCTGATTGGGCTGCCAAATTTTGAAATAACCTCCAAAAGTATGCGATGCCGAGAGCTATCCACGCTATACCCAGCAAAAGCAATGCGCCTAACAATAAATTAATTATCATAAGTCTATGGTTTTATCGCGCCTGCGTTGTGAGGCGGTATGGTTCAACAAATCCTGATATGTTTTCAAATGATCGAGAAGGATATTCTCAATATACCCCGTGATGGAAGCCTCCGATCTGATGTCGTTCAGCACATCACGCAGTATCTGGAGTATCTCAGTATGGATACTGAAGCCCGACTTATTGCGCCCATTGCGGACACCCGTCAGAAATCGCTGTTCGTATTCAGGAAAGTCCATTGCTGGGGAAGAATCCTTTGTTCTACCATTTCTCTTTCTTTTCGATAGCTGCGCTGTTTTTGCATTGGTGCCATTAAACGCAGTTTCTTCCGGTATTTCCTCCTGTTCGTCAATCTTAGAAAGAGAGACACTTGCATCTTCTTCCACAGAGTCTGAATCATCATCCAAATCAATGGGGTCGTCAAAGTCTGGTGTATTCTCCTCTGTGCGCTTCTTGACACCAATGTCTGCCATCTCCTCCAATTTCGCTTGAAGTAGCTTTTCACGTTGCTCTTTCAGTGATTTCATACGCCGTTCTCAGTTTTCAGGTTGAGTTTCTCCATGACCTCCTTTACCCACTCATCCACTCCAGTCTGAGGGCGGAGAGCCTGTGCAGGGGGCAGGTAGGAACAGCGGAATACACCTTTGACACCCCCTTATGCTAATTCCCTGCTGAATCGGACGGAGTTGTAGATACGAGTATCGAAAATCGGCAATCCCTGTTCCTCAGCATTCTGACTGAACAGGTCGATGACCGTGGTACTGGCAGTGCGGTTGATTTTGTTCCAAAGCAGGAAGAAGTCCTGAATGCGTGAGCCTTCAAACCCGACACCCAAGTCCCTGATTGTCTTGGCGTATGCAAAACTCGATGCCAGCGACTGTGGGTCGGCTTCTATAGGTGAGATGATGTAGTCCATCGTAATGGACAAATCCATCATGGCACTGGTAAGGGCATGACCAGGAAAGTCAAAGATAATCAGTTGCGGTACCGTCTTCATTTTACGAAGGTATTTCATGACATCGGAAACGGCTCTTTCTGGTTTGCTTCTGATGATATGATACGATTTCTTGCCGTAGCGCGACAGGCGTTCATGAAGTTCCTTGCCCAGTTCGGGTGAGGACTCGATGAGGTCTCTGTCGCGTTCGCGGAGTTTGTAGAAAGATTCCTGCGTACCGTCACAGTCCACGACGGCAAGAGAGATGTTCTTTTCGTAATATAGTATGGAAGCCAGCACTTCGGCAAAGCTGCTTTTGCCAACTCCGCCTTTCTGTGAGGCGAAGCCCAGATAGATGGGATTGTTTTTTTTCTTTTCCATATTCATAGTCGGTTGTTACTTATGTTATAAGTTGATGTATGTCTTGACTGACAAGTCATGTCATATTTGTTGTTGAAACCATATTTTTGACTCGACCTAAAAGTCTGGTTTTGACCCAGCTTAATTTTGACTCAGCCCAAAGACATAAAATCATCCGTCGTTCAAACCATTATTGATTGAATCTTTTTGAGATTGAAACCATCTTTTTTGACTCTTCACCCATACGGATTTTAAGCTGTCTTTCAACTGAATTTGCTTGCAAAATAACAAGGTTTTATCCTAAGTTTCAACTACCTGTGAAGTACAGGGAAATGCAAGGAAAAAGAGTGAATGTCTCTGATAATGAGATATTTGAAAATCTGCCGTAACTTTGCAGGCGAGAATAATACATGGAGGTAACGTCCCGAAGCAGACACCCCAAAAGGGTGGATACTTCAATCGTATCAACTCTTGATATTGGCAAGGTGTGTCTTTGTAACACAAACCGCTGTTTGTACCACAAAGACCCTTGCCTCGGTGCGAGGGAATAATTACTCCAAAGTCGTAATTAAAGAAGAAAACAACAGTGGATAAGCAGACGGAAAAGGGCAAAGTGGAGAAAGCTCCTGATAAGCCGCGTTGGGACAACTGGCATGTACGGCTACCCAACCCGAAAGACCAGCAAAGGGCAATTGATTTGTTTCAGCGTTCGGGTGCGCAGACCAAGTCGGATTTCGTGCGTGGTCGTATTCTTGGAGAGAGTTTCAAGGTGATAACGGTGGATAAATCCGCTGTGGAATATTACCGAAAACTCTCCGAACTAACGGCACAAATCCATAAGATTGGCGTGCTGTATAACCAAACCGTGCGTGCCATCAACAGCTATCATAGCATAAAGACTGCACAGATTATGCTTGAGAAGTTGGAGAAATTGTCGGCTCAAATCATTGCCTTGCAAGAGCAGGCTATCAATCTAACCATTGATTATAGAAAGAAGAAGTATTGATAATTTAGTAAAAAAAATGACAGCAAAAATTTCAGCAACGGAAAACCTTGGAGGGGCACTCGGCTACAACTTCAAAAAGGTTGAAAAAGGAGAAGCGAATATTCTTCTTGCCGCTGAATTGTATCAGAGCAAGGAAGGACGTTATACGATGGAGGACGTGCTTGCTGATATGGAGGCATTGATACCGAAAAACTGTCGTACCAAGAAAACGGTGTTCCACTGTTCGCTCAATCCGCA contains the following coding sequences:
- a CDS encoding DUF4133 domain-containing protein, which produces MAAFEINKGVGRTVEFKGLKAQYLFLFAGGLLAVFILVVILYLCEVSQITCLVIGVVGASLVVWQTFTMNRKYGQYGLMKKGAVRMHPRYLVNRRTVCHLICNLQPKKAKK
- a CDS encoding DUF3408 domain-containing protein yields the protein MKSLKEQREKLLQAKLEEMADIGVKKRTEENTPDFDDPIDLDDDSDSVEEDASVSLSKIDEQEEIPEETAFNGTNAKTAQLSKRKRNGRTKDSSPAMDFPEYEQRFLTGVRNGRNKSGFSIHTEILQILRDVLNDIRSEASITGYIENILLDHLKTYQDLLNHTASQRRRDKTIDL
- a CDS encoding DNA adenine methylase, coding for MKPMIKYRGGKTKEIPHIMWHVPRFSGRYVEPFFGGGALFFYLEPREAIINDINKQLINFYKGVRNYFPKLRKELDEIEALYEINRRDYDILKASTPNERVVDNNEALYYLLRDMFNNKIRKEYSDALLYYFINKTAYSGMIRYNSDGEFNVPYGRYKHLSTQQVSFSHSQLLKRAEIHNVDYSKIFDMCNVDDFIFLDPPYDCVFSDYGNVEYKEGFNEDNHRKLAEDFKNLSCKSLMVIGKTPLTEELYKEFIIDEYKKTYAVNIRNRFKSEAKHIVVANYKKDWDNVQIITDNVNKEYTVPETTQIMLFESKKKYHGKN
- a CDS encoding AlwI family type II restriction endonuclease, which translates into the protein MARIDSRTLFLTTSPRTPNKMIPEISLLIEHFTGEKWNKESQCAFMEVLREENFFNGKGEKDPSFSARDRINRAPKSLGFVRLSPTIELTPAGEKLITSKRKDEVFLRQMLKFQVPSPYHKPSNKAAKFCIKPYLEMLRLVRTMGTLKFDELQIFGMQLTDWHDFENIVHKIETFRIKKAKHKGSYRVFKAEYLNTELKQIYKDRIKQGMIKTRESADTSLEKFLCTQSSNMRDYADSCFRYLRATGLVNVSQVGKSLSIIPERTNDVDYLLESIESNPLSFENEAEYCSYLGNASTPILLTDNRDNLIKKLKKEFAKHTIPTAASTEELKDLLGELRDKQREENIKDEVKCIKEYKLYDDIQSVFGNITAKKYYDNPIMLEWNTWRAMTMLDGGNIKANLNFDDFGKPLSTAAGNMADIVCDYGDFLVTVEVTMASGQKQFEMEGEPVSRHLGKLKVLSGKPCYCLFIAPTINDATISFFYMLHKTNLAMYGGKSTVVPLPLSLFQKMVEDSYKASYFPKPSNIKAFFETSETLAEKTNNEVLWYRSMQEKAMDWLE
- a CDS encoding DUF4134 domain-containing protein, whose protein sequence is MNNKKKITMLLLMTATIGAYAQGNGIAGINEATKMVTSYFDPGTKLIYAVGAVVGLIGGIKVYNKFSSGDPDTSKTAASWFGACIFLIVAATILRSFFL